The Burkholderia pyrrocinia genome includes a window with the following:
- a CDS encoding MarR family winged helix-turn-helix transcriptional regulator, translating into MTNLHDLRLAVSSLLVLSARKWRRTSDGVLTAYNVSEACATPLLIAGRLGEGVRQGTLAEHVGIEGPSLVRLLDQLCAAGLARRNEDPHDRRAKTISLTAAGRAVTAKMEEDLRVLRAQVLKGVTRADLETTLRVLNAFNASDAAQPAPHPPHAADSAS; encoded by the coding sequence ATGACCAATCTGCACGATCTCCGTCTCGCCGTCAGCAGCCTGCTCGTGCTGTCCGCGCGCAAGTGGCGCCGCACCAGCGATGGCGTGCTGACCGCGTACAACGTATCCGAGGCCTGCGCGACGCCGCTGCTGATCGCCGGCCGCCTCGGCGAAGGCGTGCGGCAGGGCACGCTCGCCGAACACGTCGGCATCGAGGGGCCGTCGCTCGTGCGCCTGCTCGACCAACTGTGCGCGGCCGGCCTCGCGCGCCGCAACGAGGATCCGCACGACCGCCGCGCGAAAACGATCTCGCTGACCGCCGCCGGACGCGCGGTCACCGCGAAGATGGAGGAAGACCTGCGCGTGCTGCGCGCGCAGGTGCTCAAGGGCGTCACGCGCGCCGATCTCGAAACGACGCTGCGCGTGCTGAACGCATTCAACGCGTCCGATGCGGCGCAGCCCGCGCCGCACCCGCCCCACGCTGCCGATTCCGCGTCATGA
- a CDS encoding FUSC family protein, producing the protein MTYPSLRDWLFSGKTFAASMLALYLGLYFQLPRPYWAMASVYIVSNPFVGATRSKALYRALGTALGAAAAIFFVPPFVETPLLFAIIVATWCGTLLYLAISDRTARSYVFMLAGYTMPLIALPTVTDPSTVFDVATARTEEIVLGIVCASVVGSAVFPNRLAPTLIERTDAWFKDAAFYGRETLSGHIAGKALSACRQRLAMTINGLEFLLSQLSYDHAHPRILARAQALAGRMQLFLPLMSSLADPLIALMRDLHVRPPALDALLADAAKWFDAPLPAVKSGSDGDMAHDPVADDLRERIAALQPADSALTSWDGALLSNALWRLRQVVDIWQDCRSLRALIANESGVWQPRYRHWRLGGTDRFFDRGMMLFSTLTVVLAIVFACWLWISSGWHDGAAAVTLVAVSCSFFAALDEPAPLVFKFFLSTAASVVFAGLYLFVVLPHVHDFAMLVLMFAGPFILIGTLLPRPQFNMVTMLVAVNTATFISIQSAYEADFFVFLNSNLAGVAGLLFAYLWTRATRPFGAELAVRRLLRSGWEDVVRSASTQPLDDQRNHASRMLDRVTQLLPRLGASDDHRHPSIESFRDLRIALNALDLRRSRRRLSGDVPDAIDRVLAGVTDHYARCAAANARQPAPPALLALIDDALHRVAGRNLPGAAPADGGTTPATHRRLRDTLHALVGLRLSLYPAAATQAPQAPDGARA; encoded by the coding sequence ATGACCTACCCGAGCCTTCGCGACTGGCTGTTCTCGGGCAAGACGTTCGCCGCGTCGATGCTGGCGCTGTACCTCGGCCTGTATTTCCAGTTGCCGCGCCCGTACTGGGCGATGGCGAGCGTCTACATCGTGTCGAACCCGTTCGTCGGCGCGACGCGCTCGAAGGCGCTGTATCGCGCGCTCGGCACCGCGCTCGGCGCGGCCGCCGCGATCTTCTTCGTGCCGCCGTTCGTCGAAACGCCGCTGCTGTTCGCGATCATCGTCGCCACCTGGTGCGGCACGCTGCTGTACCTCGCGATCTCCGATCGCACCGCGCGCAGCTACGTGTTCATGCTCGCCGGCTACACGATGCCGCTGATCGCACTGCCGACCGTGACCGATCCGTCCACGGTATTCGACGTCGCGACCGCGCGCACCGAGGAAATCGTGCTCGGCATCGTGTGCGCGAGCGTGGTCGGCAGCGCCGTATTCCCGAACCGGCTCGCGCCGACGCTGATCGAGCGCACCGACGCGTGGTTCAAGGACGCGGCGTTCTACGGCCGCGAGACGCTGTCCGGGCACATCGCCGGCAAGGCGCTGTCCGCGTGCCGGCAGCGCCTCGCGATGACGATCAACGGGCTCGAATTCCTGCTGAGCCAGTTGAGCTACGACCATGCGCACCCGCGCATCCTCGCGCGCGCACAGGCGCTCGCGGGCCGGATGCAGTTGTTCCTGCCGCTGATGTCGTCGCTCGCCGATCCGCTGATCGCGCTGATGCGCGACCTGCACGTGCGCCCGCCCGCGCTCGACGCGCTGCTGGCCGACGCCGCGAAGTGGTTCGACGCGCCGCTGCCGGCCGTGAAGTCCGGCTCCGACGGCGACATGGCCCACGATCCGGTCGCGGACGACCTGCGCGAACGCATCGCCGCACTGCAGCCCGCCGACAGCGCACTGACGAGCTGGGACGGCGCGCTGCTGTCGAATGCGCTGTGGCGGCTGCGCCAGGTCGTCGACATCTGGCAGGACTGCCGCTCGCTGCGCGCGCTGATCGCGAACGAGTCGGGCGTCTGGCAGCCGCGCTACCGGCACTGGCGGCTCGGCGGCACCGATCGCTTCTTCGATCGCGGGATGATGCTGTTCTCGACGCTGACCGTCGTGCTCGCGATCGTGTTCGCGTGCTGGCTGTGGATCTCGTCGGGCTGGCATGACGGCGCGGCCGCCGTCACGCTCGTGGCCGTATCGTGCAGTTTCTTCGCCGCGCTCGACGAGCCCGCGCCGCTGGTGTTCAAGTTCTTCCTGTCGACGGCCGCGAGCGTCGTGTTCGCGGGCCTGTACCTGTTCGTCGTGCTGCCGCACGTGCACGACTTCGCGATGCTCGTGCTGATGTTCGCGGGCCCGTTCATCCTGATCGGCACGCTGCTGCCGCGCCCGCAGTTCAACATGGTGACGATGCTCGTCGCGGTGAACACGGCCACCTTCATCAGCATCCAGAGCGCCTACGAAGCCGACTTCTTCGTGTTCCTGAACAGCAACCTCGCCGGCGTGGCCGGCCTGCTGTTCGCATACCTTTGGACGCGTGCCACGCGGCCGTTCGGCGCGGAGCTCGCGGTGCGGCGCCTGCTGCGCTCGGGCTGGGAGGACGTCGTGCGCTCCGCATCGACGCAGCCGCTCGACGACCAGCGCAACCACGCATCGCGGATGCTCGATCGCGTCACGCAACTGCTGCCGCGTCTGGGCGCATCCGACGACCATCGCCACCCGTCGATCGAAAGCTTCCGCGACTTGCGCATCGCGCTGAACGCGCTCGACCTGCGCCGCTCGCGCCGCCGGCTGTCGGGCGACGTGCCCGACGCGATCGACCGCGTGCTGGCCGGCGTCACCGACCACTACGCGCGCTGCGCGGCCGCGAACGCACGCCAGCCCGCGCCGCCGGCGCTGCTCGCGTTAATCGACGACGCGCTGCACCGCGTGGCCGGCCGCAACCTGCCGGGCGCCGCGCCGGCCGACGGCGGCACGACGCCCGCGACGCACCGCCGGCTGCGCGACACGCTGCACGCGCTCGTCGGCCTGCGCCTGTCGCTGTATCCGGCCGCGGCCACGCAAGCGCCGCAGGCACCGGACGGAGCACGCGCATGA
- a CDS encoding DUF1656 domain-containing protein, producing MIGEIDIFGVFVPAPLVLMLIAYLINIVVRAVLERVGFYRLVWHRSIFDLGIYVFVLAAVVIVSHHLVAT from the coding sequence ATGATCGGCGAAATCGACATCTTCGGCGTATTCGTGCCGGCTCCGCTCGTGCTGATGCTGATCGCCTACCTGATCAACATCGTCGTGCGCGCGGTGCTCGAGCGCGTCGGCTTCTACCGCCTCGTCTGGCACCGTTCGATCTTCGACCTCGGCATCTACGTGTTCGTGTTGGCCGCCGTCGTGATCGTTTCCCACCATCTCGTGGCTACCTAA
- a CDS encoding efflux RND transporter periplasmic adaptor subunit, giving the protein MKKSWLSAGQILLTLIVVVVAGLVLWRIINYYMFSPWTRDGHVRADVIQVAPDVSGLITSVLVADNQEVKRGQVLFVIDQARYTLAERLAEATLAQRRATLAQAKREYARNLQLGNLVASEQVEESRTRVEQGEAAVADAQVSLDTAKLNLQRTTIVSPVDGYLNDRAPRVGEYVPAGRALLSVVDRNSFRVDGYFEETKLRGIHIGQPVDIIVMGEPHALRGHVQSIVAAIEDRDRTQGANLLPNVNPAFSWVRLAQRVPVRVVLDEVPDDFRMIAGRTATVSMRDANTRRHDNAKPAAGASAAAASAASAVTPVATASGAAASTAGASQ; this is encoded by the coding sequence GTGAAAAAATCCTGGCTCTCGGCAGGGCAAATCCTGCTCACCCTGATCGTCGTCGTCGTGGCCGGCCTCGTGCTGTGGCGGATCATCAACTACTACATGTTCTCGCCGTGGACGCGCGACGGGCACGTGCGCGCCGACGTGATCCAGGTCGCGCCGGACGTGTCGGGCCTCATCACGTCGGTGCTGGTCGCCGACAACCAGGAGGTCAAGCGCGGCCAGGTGTTGTTCGTGATCGACCAGGCCCGCTACACGCTCGCGGAACGGCTCGCCGAAGCGACGCTCGCGCAGCGCCGCGCGACGCTCGCCCAGGCGAAGCGCGAATATGCGCGCAACCTGCAGCTCGGCAACCTCGTCGCGAGCGAACAGGTCGAGGAAAGCCGCACGCGCGTCGAGCAGGGCGAAGCCGCCGTCGCCGATGCGCAGGTGTCGCTCGATACCGCGAAGCTGAACCTGCAGCGCACGACGATCGTCAGTCCCGTAGACGGCTACCTGAACGACCGCGCGCCGCGCGTCGGCGAATACGTGCCGGCCGGCCGCGCGTTGCTGTCGGTCGTCGACCGCAATTCGTTTCGCGTCGACGGCTACTTCGAGGAAACCAAGCTGCGCGGCATCCATATCGGCCAGCCGGTCGACATCATCGTGATGGGTGAACCGCATGCGCTGCGCGGCCATGTGCAAAGCATCGTCGCCGCGATCGAGGATCGCGACCGCACACAAGGCGCGAACCTGCTGCCGAACGTGAACCCGGCATTCAGTTGGGTGCGGCTGGCGCAGCGCGTGCCGGTGCGCGTCGTGCTCGACGAGGTGCCCGACGATTTCCGGATGATCGCGGGCCGCACCGCGACGGTTTCGATGCGCGACGCCAACACGCGCCGTCACGACAACGCGAAGCCGGCTGCCGGCGCGTCGGCGGCAGCCGCCAGCGCGGCGTCCGCAGTCACGCCGGTAGCGACGGCTTCCGGTGCGGCCGCAAGCACGGCGGGAGCGTCGCAATGA
- a CDS encoding efflux transporter outer membrane subunit, translating to MKRHALRLAAALAPLALALGACKSVGPDYTLPQQAYVNAPLANHALDDANGMLVSRDPVPGNWWQLYDDPVLNELVRSALKSNTDLRVAAANLARSRAALEVANQQGGFSGGAEAGVQRAQESAEQYLLEHKLPVVNEGAVGINVSYEIDLFGKLRRGVEAARADSDAVRAAGDLARITVVADVVRAYVESCSAGDELAIAKQSLALQKQRVALSQRLRDAGRGNQTDVTRGVTQVRTLAADIPRFEGRRKVAQYQLAALLARSPADLPKAVAECERLPKLRQPIPIGDGAALLRRRPDVREAERQLAAATARIGVATAALYPSISIGASAGSVGVAADLFSSTTNRWSFGPLINWSFPVNGQRARVREAEAATGGALAHFDGIVLNALRETQSSLATYAADVQRTDALRTAYESARSSADETHRLYAAGRESFIADLDATRTLTSVQAQVAAAEGQVAADQVRLFLALGGGWEPDSAATAPDARPATTRAAATPDAGE from the coding sequence ATGAAACGGCACGCTCTGCGCCTCGCAGCGGCGCTCGCGCCGCTCGCGCTCGCACTCGGCGCGTGCAAATCCGTCGGCCCCGATTACACGCTGCCGCAGCAGGCGTACGTGAATGCGCCGCTCGCGAACCATGCACTCGACGACGCGAATGGCATGCTCGTCTCGCGTGACCCCGTGCCCGGCAACTGGTGGCAGCTCTACGACGATCCCGTGCTCAACGAGCTCGTGCGCAGCGCGCTGAAGTCGAACACCGACCTGCGCGTCGCCGCGGCCAACCTCGCGCGCTCGCGCGCGGCGCTGGAAGTCGCGAATCAACAGGGCGGGTTCTCGGGCGGTGCTGAGGCGGGCGTACAGCGCGCGCAGGAATCGGCCGAGCAATACCTGCTCGAACACAAGCTGCCGGTCGTCAACGAAGGCGCGGTCGGCATCAACGTGTCGTACGAGATCGACCTGTTCGGCAAGCTGCGGCGCGGCGTCGAAGCCGCGCGCGCGGACAGCGACGCGGTCAGGGCAGCCGGCGACCTGGCGCGCATCACGGTCGTTGCGGATGTCGTGCGCGCGTATGTCGAATCGTGCTCGGCCGGCGACGAGCTGGCGATCGCGAAGCAGTCGCTCGCGCTGCAGAAGCAGCGCGTCGCGCTGTCGCAGCGGCTGCGCGATGCCGGGCGCGGCAACCAGACCGACGTGACGCGCGGCGTGACGCAGGTGCGCACGCTCGCCGCCGATATCCCGCGCTTCGAAGGCCGCCGCAAGGTCGCGCAGTACCAGCTCGCCGCGCTGCTCGCGCGCTCGCCGGCCGACCTGCCGAAGGCCGTCGCCGAATGCGAACGCCTGCCGAAGCTGCGCCAGCCGATTCCGATCGGCGACGGCGCCGCGCTGCTGCGCCGCCGCCCCGACGTTCGCGAAGCCGAGCGGCAGCTCGCCGCCGCGACCGCGCGAATCGGCGTGGCAACCGCCGCGCTGTACCCGTCGATCAGCATCGGCGCGTCGGCCGGCTCGGTCGGCGTCGCCGCCGACCTGTTTTCGTCCACGACCAATCGCTGGTCGTTCGGACCGCTGATCAACTGGTCATTTCCCGTCAACGGCCAGCGTGCACGTGTACGCGAAGCCGAGGCTGCGACGGGCGGCGCGCTCGCGCACTTCGACGGTATCGTGCTGAACGCGCTGCGCGAAACGCAATCGAGTCTCGCGACCTATGCCGCCGACGTGCAGCGCACCGACGCGTTGCGCACGGCCTACGAATCGGCACGCAGTTCCGCCGACGAAACGCATCGTCTCTATGCGGCCGGCCGCGAATCGTTCATCGCCGATCTCGACGCGACGCGCACGCTGACGAGCGTGCAAGCGCAGGTCGCGGCCGCCGAGGGACAGGTCGCGGCCGATCAGGTGAGGCTCTTTCTCGCGCTTGGTGGCGGATGGGAACCCGACAGCGCAGCGACCGCACCGGATGCCCGTCCCGCCACCACGCGTGCCGCCGCGACACCCGATGCCGGCGAGTAA
- a CDS encoding TOBE domain-containing protein: MRTSARNHFAGQVSAVKPGAVNDEITLRTQDSLDIVAVITHGSAASLGLAAGSKAFALVKASSVIVMVDVDSSKVSARNCVAGTVSSVAKGAVNSEVVIKAAGGAEIVAIVTNDSVDRLGLASGTAASAIFKASSVIVGVE, from the coding sequence ATGCGAACCAGCGCCCGCAACCATTTCGCCGGCCAGGTCAGCGCCGTCAAGCCCGGTGCCGTCAACGACGAAATCACGCTCCGCACGCAGGACAGCCTCGATATCGTCGCGGTGATCACCCACGGCAGCGCGGCTTCGCTGGGCCTCGCGGCCGGCTCGAAGGCGTTCGCGCTCGTCAAGGCATCGTCGGTCATCGTGATGGTCGACGTCGACAGCAGCAAGGTGTCGGCCCGCAACTGCGTCGCGGGCACCGTATCGTCGGTCGCGAAGGGCGCGGTCAATTCGGAAGTCGTGATCAAGGCCGCCGGCGGCGCCGAGATCGTCGCGATCGTGACCAACGACAGCGTCGATCGTCTGGGCCTCGCGAGCGGCACGGCCGCGTCCGCGATCTTCAAGGCATCGAGCGTGATCGTCGGCGTCGAGTGA
- a CDS encoding formylglycine-generating enzyme family protein produces MSVDASSREPLQMPAHRRRFLWIATSTAIAAFGAGFGIVLSRSRASHDTERQVVAISGDGTHGPVNMMWIPGGKFMMGSESRLAQPNERPAHPVRIHGFWMDRHHVTNAEFRRFVEATGYVTVAERKPDWQTLSVQLPPGTPRPADADLVPGALVFVGTQRPVNLEDYSQWWRFVPGANWRHPHGPDTSIQGLDDHPVVQVAFDDVQAYAKWANKRLPTEAEWEFAARGGLTQATYAWGDDFAPDGRQMANVWEGQQKQPFPVVSPKAGGAIGTSPVGTFPANAYGLSDMTGNAWQWVADWYRSDAFARLGSGVPVDPRGPSESFDPDEPGMPADAPRRVIRGGSFLCNESYCLSYRPSARRGSDPYTGMSHLGFRLVSNAQPPTS; encoded by the coding sequence ATGTCGGTCGACGCTTCTTCTCGTGAGCCACTCCAAATGCCAGCGCATCGTAGACGATTTCTCTGGATCGCCACTTCAACCGCCATTGCAGCATTCGGCGCAGGCTTCGGCATCGTTCTTTCACGCTCGCGCGCGTCCCATGACACGGAGCGTCAGGTCGTGGCCATCTCGGGCGATGGAACGCACGGCCCAGTCAACATGATGTGGATCCCAGGCGGTAAGTTCATGATGGGTAGCGAGAGCAGGCTTGCTCAACCCAACGAGCGCCCCGCCCATCCCGTGCGAATCCATGGTTTCTGGATGGATCGGCATCATGTCACCAACGCGGAGTTCCGCCGCTTCGTCGAGGCAACCGGCTACGTTACCGTCGCCGAACGCAAGCCTGACTGGCAGACGCTGAGCGTGCAACTGCCGCCCGGAACCCCGCGGCCGGCCGACGCTGATTTGGTTCCCGGCGCGCTCGTCTTCGTCGGCACGCAGCGCCCCGTCAACCTTGAGGATTATTCGCAATGGTGGCGCTTTGTGCCAGGCGCGAACTGGCGCCATCCTCATGGTCCCGACACATCCATCCAGGGACTCGATGACCATCCCGTTGTGCAGGTCGCCTTCGACGATGTCCAAGCGTACGCAAAATGGGCGAACAAGCGCTTGCCGACGGAGGCCGAATGGGAATTCGCCGCACGCGGCGGCCTTACCCAAGCGACCTATGCATGGGGTGACGACTTCGCGCCGGATGGCCGGCAGATGGCCAATGTCTGGGAAGGTCAGCAGAAGCAGCCTTTCCCCGTGGTGAGCCCGAAGGCCGGCGGTGCTATCGGGACAAGTCCGGTCGGCACGTTCCCTGCGAATGCCTACGGTCTTTCCGACATGACGGGCAACGCATGGCAATGGGTTGCGGATTGGTATCGATCGGATGCCTTCGCTCGATTAGGCTCAGGCGTACCTGTTGACCCCAGGGGCCCGTCCGAGAGTTTTGATCCGGACGAACCGGGCATGCCCGCCGACGCACCCAGGCGCGTCATTCGCGGCGGATCGTTTTTGTGCAATGAGAGCTACTGCTTGAGCTATCGCCCAAGTGCTCGGCGCGGTTCCGATCCCTATACCGGCATGTCGCACTTGGGCTTTCGGCTCGTGTCCAACGCGCAGCCGCCTACGTCTTGA
- a CDS encoding TetR/AcrR family transcriptional regulator, with protein sequence MKPIMAKGEARERILLAAEDLIAKHGVDGVSVRSINAAAGVSAGILHYHFGGLDNVVSALLERHMVPLMSERVQMYTALHSTSQVTVRAVVEILVMPLARKIIDHGEDGARYARFMARLNTDRAPEIAKIFEEAFGKNASHLIGDLQDVLPGISKEVLRLRLSFCAHAMLQSLAELACASSVIHLRDAHQHKLRQWSQVESLIEFLCGGMAAPTKAVPPASAS encoded by the coding sequence ATGAAACCAATCATGGCAAAAGGCGAGGCCAGGGAACGCATTCTGCTGGCAGCGGAAGATCTGATAGCTAAACACGGCGTGGACGGCGTATCGGTTCGCAGCATCAACGCTGCGGCTGGCGTCAGTGCCGGCATACTCCACTACCACTTTGGGGGACTGGACAACGTAGTGAGCGCGCTGCTGGAGCGCCACATGGTCCCGTTAATGTCGGAGCGCGTCCAGATGTACACGGCACTCCATTCCACGTCGCAAGTCACGGTTCGCGCAGTCGTAGAAATACTTGTCATGCCTCTCGCCAGGAAGATCATCGATCATGGTGAGGACGGCGCACGCTACGCTCGATTCATGGCGCGCCTGAATACCGACCGCGCTCCGGAAATTGCCAAAATTTTCGAAGAGGCGTTCGGCAAAAACGCGTCACATCTGATTGGGGATCTTCAGGATGTTTTGCCTGGCATCTCAAAGGAAGTGCTCAGGCTCCGACTAAGTTTTTGTGCTCACGCGATGCTTCAGAGCCTCGCCGAGCTAGCATGCGCTTCATCGGTAATACATCTTCGGGATGCGCATCAGCACAAGCTCCGCCAGTGGAGCCAGGTTGAAAGTCTGATCGAATTTCTATGCGGTGGAATGGCTGCGCCGACCAAGGCCGTGCCTCCCGCATCGGCTTCCTGA
- a CDS encoding SDR family NAD(P)-dependent oxidoreductase, with protein sequence MKSLLASPNTSVIVTGGASGLGLASARALAAVGRGVALWDIQAEKAQCQAAEIRKEFGVVAVGMGVDLRDPAELPAALSTTRAALPKIGGLLHAAGTVDTGSLDGITPETWDDGINVHLRAFALLVQALLPDFRRNSSSAVVGIASINATLGNHVNPIYSAAKGGMLSLIRSLADGLGRDNIRINAISPGQILTPMLQPAVDSLPAGTFERRILLSRLGRPEEIGRVARFLLSDEASYITAAEIVVDGGNISSQRM encoded by the coding sequence ATGAAATCCCTGCTGGCGTCCCCGAATACCTCCGTGATCGTCACTGGTGGCGCGTCCGGCCTGGGCCTTGCCTCGGCCCGTGCGCTGGCGGCCGTTGGCCGCGGCGTAGCACTCTGGGACATTCAGGCCGAGAAAGCGCAATGCCAGGCCGCCGAAATCAGAAAGGAATTTGGCGTCGTCGCGGTTGGCATGGGTGTCGACTTGCGCGATCCGGCAGAACTCCCGGCTGCGTTGAGCACCACCCGCGCAGCGTTGCCGAAGATCGGTGGGTTACTGCACGCGGCTGGCACGGTTGATACCGGATCTTTGGACGGTATTACCCCTGAAACATGGGACGATGGCATTAACGTTCATCTACGCGCATTCGCGCTGCTGGTGCAGGCGCTACTGCCAGATTTCCGCAGGAATTCCAGCTCTGCGGTGGTCGGTATCGCGTCCATCAATGCCACCCTGGGCAATCACGTCAACCCCATCTACAGCGCGGCGAAGGGCGGCATGTTGTCCCTGATCCGCTCCCTTGCGGACGGACTTGGCCGTGACAATATCCGTATCAACGCAATTTCGCCGGGCCAGATCCTGACGCCAATGCTCCAACCTGCGGTAGATAGTCTTCCGGCGGGCACGTTCGAGCGCCGTATTCTCCTGTCCCGGTTGGGACGGCCCGAGGAAATCGGTCGCGTAGCACGTTTCCTTTTGTCGGACGAGGCCAGTTACATTACCGCGGCGGAAATCGTCGTGGACGGCGGCAACATCTCGTCGCAGCGTATGTGA
- a CDS encoding arylsulfatase: MSKSGNVLTKILCIGLGCVAASLGWPATNEVQTGAAPPVVPILHAPAGVPNVVVVLLDDVGFGAASTFGGPVMTPTMGSLANEGLRYNRFHTTAVCSPTRASLLTGRNPHAVGVGAVLNAPSSYPGYRGVLQKDSATIAELLREHGYSTAAFGKWHLTPDWEASPVGPFDRWPTGQGFEKYYGFIGAETDQFNPTLYDGTTPVLRSADKNYSLTEDLVTRAINWMHVQHSVAPDKPFFMYFAPGGTHAPLQAPKAWIDKFRGQFDGGWDEMRGETLARQETLGVVPKNTKLTPRPDELPAWNSLSVDQKKVDARLMEVYAAYLAYTDAQIGRLVQSLKESGQFDNTLFIYVMGDNGGSLEGGLYGRESYMGNLQGMPDTPAASLVKRLDNLGGPTSYAQYPAGWAWAMSSPLPWAKTMASHLGGTRNGMVLSWPARLKDHGGLRSQFSHVNDLAPTILEAAGLKAPAEVNGVKQRPMDGTSLIYTFADKNAPERHNTQYFEVFGNRAIYHDGWMASAWHKDRLPWQAGCHQPPKRLADDTWALYNLNDDFSQSTDLAAKEPEKLKEMQALFLSEASKNQVLPLQDTGCIRTPLPSLPGNRTEFSYFTGAVGIPEADAPPIKNRSYSIVATVNIPKGGAHGVIATMGGTAAGWSLYMNDSGKPVYVQKVFDVARMVITGQKPLAPGKNVVQFDFDYEGPGYAKGGTGTLKVNGATVGTGHLPVTTPGTYSADETFDVGTDTGSPAGDYPFGYPFSGAIERVDIRLR; this comes from the coding sequence ATGAGCAAGTCAGGCAATGTCTTGACCAAGATCCTATGCATAGGTCTTGGTTGTGTGGCGGCGAGTCTCGGTTGGCCCGCAACTAACGAGGTTCAGACTGGAGCTGCGCCTCCAGTCGTACCGATACTCCATGCTCCGGCCGGGGTTCCCAACGTGGTAGTCGTATTACTGGACGATGTGGGCTTCGGTGCTGCCTCAACCTTCGGGGGGCCGGTCATGACTCCCACGATGGGTAGCCTGGCCAATGAGGGCCTGCGCTATAACCGTTTTCACACGACAGCCGTATGTTCGCCTACCCGCGCCTCGCTGCTTACGGGACGTAACCCGCACGCTGTTGGCGTTGGCGCCGTGCTGAACGCGCCAAGCAGCTATCCGGGCTACCGAGGCGTACTGCAAAAGGACTCCGCAACTATTGCCGAATTGTTGCGAGAGCATGGCTACAGCACGGCGGCATTCGGCAAATGGCATCTCACGCCCGATTGGGAGGCGTCCCCGGTCGGCCCGTTTGACCGTTGGCCGACCGGCCAAGGTTTTGAAAAATACTACGGGTTTATCGGTGCCGAAACCGATCAGTTCAACCCCACGTTATACGACGGCACCACGCCTGTACTGCGATCTGCAGATAAAAACTACTCTTTGACCGAGGATTTGGTCACGCGCGCGATCAATTGGATGCACGTTCAACATTCAGTCGCCCCTGACAAACCGTTCTTCATGTACTTTGCGCCCGGCGGCACCCATGCGCCACTCCAGGCGCCCAAGGCATGGATCGATAAATTTCGCGGTCAGTTCGACGGTGGCTGGGACGAGATGCGAGGAGAAACCCTCGCCCGGCAGGAAACCCTCGGCGTCGTACCGAAAAACACGAAACTGACACCACGCCCCGATGAACTTCCAGCGTGGAATAGCCTAAGTGTCGATCAGAAAAAGGTGGACGCGCGGTTGATGGAAGTCTACGCAGCCTACTTGGCTTATACAGACGCACAGATTGGTCGGCTGGTGCAGTCGTTGAAGGAGAGCGGGCAATTCGACAACACGCTTTTTATCTACGTAATGGGAGACAACGGGGGAAGCCTGGAAGGTGGGTTGTACGGCCGCGAGAGCTATATGGGCAATCTGCAGGGCATGCCCGACACGCCAGCAGCCAGCCTGGTAAAGCGTCTTGACAACTTGGGAGGGCCGACCAGCTATGCGCAATATCCCGCTGGTTGGGCTTGGGCGATGAGTTCACCCTTGCCGTGGGCCAAGACAATGGCGTCGCATTTGGGGGGGACGCGCAACGGTATGGTGCTGTCATGGCCAGCACGCCTCAAGGATCATGGCGGACTGCGCAGCCAGTTCTCTCACGTGAACGATCTTGCTCCCACCATCTTGGAGGCCGCGGGGCTGAAGGCTCCGGCTGAAGTGAATGGCGTCAAGCAACGCCCGATGGATGGGACCAGTCTGATCTACACTTTTGCGGACAAGAATGCCCCGGAGCGACACAACACGCAGTACTTCGAGGTATTCGGCAACCGCGCGATTTATCACGATGGGTGGATGGCCTCAGCATGGCACAAGGACCGACTCCCGTGGCAGGCCGGTTGCCACCAACCGCCCAAGCGACTTGCGGATGATACTTGGGCACTCTACAACTTAAACGACGATTTCAGCCAGTCCACAGATCTGGCGGCCAAGGAACCGGAAAAGCTCAAGGAGATGCAGGCGTTGTTTCTGTCCGAGGCAAGCAAGAACCAGGTGCTCCCGCTGCAGGATACCGGGTGCATCCGGACACCTCTCCCCAGTTTGCCGGGTAACCGCACTGAGTTCAGCTATTTCACGGGGGCCGTAGGCATCCCTGAGGCAGACGCGCCACCGATAAAAAACCGCTCCTACAGCATCGTCGCCACAGTGAACATCCCGAAGGGCGGAGCCCATGGCGTCATCGCTACTATGGGAGGGACGGCCGCAGGTTGGTCACTCTATATGAACGATTCTGGCAAGCCGGTCTACGTACAGAAAGTATTCGATGTCGCGCGCATGGTAATCACGGGCCAAAAGCCGCTGGCACCAGGTAAGAACGTGGTGCAGTTTGATTTCGACTACGAGGGGCCAGGGTACGCAAAGGGCGGTACTGGCACGCTAAAAGTGAATGGCGCGACGGTGGGTACCGGCCATCTGCCGGTTACCACGCCAGGCACCTACTCAGCCGATGAGACGTTTGATGTCGGCACGGACACCGGCTCGCCGGCTGGGGATTACCCATTTGGATATCCATTCAGCGGCGCCATCGAGCGAGTGGATATTCGGCTACGCTGA